The Arachis ipaensis cultivar K30076 chromosome B07, Araip1.1, whole genome shotgun sequence genome includes a window with the following:
- the LOC107608086 gene encoding structural maintenance of chromosomes protein 3 isoform X1 — MYIKQVVIEGFKSYKEQIATEPFSPKVNCVVGANGSGKSNFFHAIRFVLSDLYQNLRNEDRHSLLHEGAGHQVVSAFVEIVFDNSDNRIPVDKEEVRLRRTIGLKKDEYFLDGKHITKTEVMNLLESAGFSRSNPYYVVQQGKISSLTLMKDSERLDLLKEIGGTRVYEERRRESLKIMQETGNKRKQIIQVVQYLDERLKELDEEKEELRKYQQLDKQRKSLEYAIYSKEVQDAQQKLMEIEEARAKVSETSAKKYNDVLDAHEKIKDLENTLKDVSKELQNSNKEKESIEKRRTKALKKHTELELDVKDLQEKITGNIRAKEDAARQLKILEKNIQDSNDELEKIRPKYEEQVMEEKEITKRIMEREKQLSILYQKQGRATQFPSKAARDKWLRKEIEDLERVLSSNSGQEKMLLEEIGRLKGELDGCDETIEKCRSQITTLQSHIDQSRQGFNKYKVQRDKLQDKRKSLWDKENTLTAEIDKLRAEVEKAEKSLDHAIPGDVRRGMNSVRKICREYNISGVYGPIIELLSCEEKFFTAVEVTAGNSLFHVVVENDDTSTQIIRHLNAHKGGRVTFIPLNRVRAPRITYPQSSDVIPLLKKLNFKHDYNPAFSQVFARTVVCKNLDVASRVARTDGLDCITLDGDQVSKKGSMTGGFYDHRRSKLKFMNIIKQNEDEIHSKEEELMKVRSDLQEIDQKITELVSEQQKIEAECAHGKSEMEQFKQDIANANKQKQLISKALSKKEKSLLDVQNQIEQLKASMAMKTAEMGTELIDHLTPEEKKLLSDLNPEIKELKEQLVACKTDRIETEARKAELETNLTTNLRRRKQELEAVISSADDDTLGVDAGLKAQELSDAKLLVDDASEQLRRVSNSISARSKEIKQIKEEINKLKSLEDEYERKLQEETKELEQLLSKKNIYSAKEEEYTKKIRELGPLTSDAFETYKRRNIKELHKVLHRCNDQLQQFSHVNKKALDQYINFTEQREELQKRQAELDAGDEKIRELISVLDQRKDESIERTFKGVARHFREVFSELVQGGHGHLVMMKKKDGGHDDDDDDEDGPREANPEGRVEKYIGVKVKVSFTGQGETQSMKQLSGGQKTVVALTLIFAIQRCDPAPFYLFDEIDAALDPQYRTAVGNMIRRLADFSTTQFITTTFRPELVKVADKIYGVTHKSRVSRVNVVSKDDALEFIEHDQMQNAE, encoded by the exons ATGTACATTAAGCAG GTTGTGATTGAAGGTTTTAAGAGTTACAAAGAGCAAATTGCAACAGAGCCTTTCAGTCCTAAAGTTAATTGTGTTG tTGGTGCTAATGGATCCGGGAAGTCAAACTTTTTCCATG CCATTCGTTTTGTGTTGAGTGATCTCTATCAGAACCTACGCAATGAGGATCGACATTCATTACTCcat GAAGGGGCTGGGCACCAGGTTGTATCTGCGTTTGTGGAGATTGTGTTTGACAATTCAGACAACCGTATTCCG GTTGACAAGGAGGAAGTGCGTTTGCGCCGGACTATTGGTTTGAAGAAGGATGAGTATTTTTTAGATGGAAAACACATAAC AAAAACTGAAGTGATGAATTTACTGGAAAGTGCTGGGTTCTCTCGCTCAAATCCTTACTATGTTGTGCAGCAAGGAAAG ATATCGTCACTAACATTGATGAAAGACTCAGAACGACTGGATTTATTGAAAGAAATTGGCGGTACTAGAGTTTATGAGGAGCGGCGTCGTGAAAGTCTGAAAATTATGCAGGAAACTG gtaataaaagaaagcaaataattcaAGTTGTACAGTATCTAGATGAGAGGTTGAAGGAATTGGATGAGGAGAAAGAGGAACTACGGAAATATCAGCAGCTTGACAAGCAGAGAAAATCTTTGGAATATGCTATTTATAGCAAAGAAGTTCAAGATGCTCAACAAAAACTTATGGAG ATAGAAGAAGCCCGAGCCAAGGTTTCTGAAACATCTGCAAAAAAGTATAATGATGTGCTTGATGCCCATGAGAAAATCAAAGATTTAGAGAATACATTGAAAGATGTCTCAAAAGAACTTCAAAACTCTAACAAAGAGAAAGAAAGTATAGAAAAGAGACGAACAAAGGCTTTAAAGAAGCATACAGAGCTTGAGCTTGATGTCAAGGACCTACAAGAGAAGATTACTGGAAATATTCGAGCAAAG GAAGATGCTGCAAGACAACTGAAGATACTTGAGAAGAACATTCAAGATTCAAATGATGAGCTGGAGAAAATCAGACCTAAATATGAGGAACAAGTTatggaagaaaaagaaatcaCCAAGCG AATAATGGAGCGTGAGAAACAGCTCAGTATACTCTACCAAAAGCAAGGGCGTGCAACCCAGTTTCCGAGTAAAGCTGCTCGTGACAAGTGGCTTCGCAAGGAGATAGAAGATCTTGAACGAGTGCTTTCCTCAAACTCAGGGCAG GAAAAAATGCTCTTGGAGGAAATTGGTCGTCTTAAAGGTGAACTGGATGGCTGTGATGAGACCATTGAGAAATGTAGATCTCAGATTACTACTTTGCAATCTCACATTGACCAGTCACGGCAAGGGTTTAATAAATATAAAGTTCAAAGAGATAAGTTGCAGGATAAGAGGAA GTCCTTATGGGACAAAGAAAATACACTTACTGCTGAAATTGATAAGCTGAGAGCTGAAGTTGAGAAGGCTGAAAAGAGCCTTGATCACGCAATTCCCGGT GATGTCAGAAGGGGGATGAACTCAGTTCGGAAAATCTGCAGGGAGTATAACATTTCTGGTGTTTATGGTCCAATCATTGAGTTGCTGAGTTGTGAAGAGAAATTCTTCACAGCAGTTGAAGTTACTGCAGGAAACAG CTTATTCCATGTGGTTGTTGAAAATGATGACACGTCAACCCAGATAATTAGACATCTTAACGCACATAAAGGTGGACGAGTTACATTTATCCCACTTAACAGAGTGAGGGCACCACGCATTACTTATCCCCAGAGTTCTGATGTCATCCCTCTCTTaaagaaattgaattttaaacatGACTATAACCCTGCATTCAGTCAG GTATTTGCCCGAACGGTTGTGTGCAAGAATTTGGATGTGGCTTCAAGGGTTGCCAGGACTGATGGTCTTGACTGCATAACACTGGATG GTGATCAAGTTAGCAAGAAAGGTAGTATGACGGGAGGATTTTATGATCACAGACGATCAAAATTGAAGTTTATGAATATCATTAAGCAAAATGAAGATGAAATTCACTCAAAAGAGGAGGAATTGATGAAAGTTAGATCTGACCTGCAAG AGATAGACCAAAAGATCACTGAACTTGTTTCCGAGCAGCAGAAGATTGAGGCTGAGTGTGCTCATGGAAAATCAGAAATGGAACAATTTAAGCAGGACATTGCAAATGCTAACAAGCAGAAGCAATTGATTTCTAAGGCACTTTCAAAAAAG GAAAAGTCACTTCTTGATGTCCAGAATCAGATTGAACAGCTTAAAGCTAGTATGGCAATGAAAACAGCCGAGATGGGCACGGAACTAATTGACCATTTAACGCCAGAGGAAAAGAAGCTTCTGTCTGATTTGAATCCCGAAATCAAGGAACTTAAAGAGCAGCTTGTTGCATGCAAGACTGATCGTATCGAG ACGGAAGCACGGAAAGCGGAGCTGGAAACTAATCTAACGACAAACCTGAGGAGAAGAAAGCAAGAGTTGGAAGCTGTAATATCATCTGCTGATGATGACACTCTGGGTGTAGATGCTGGATTGAAGGCGCAGGAACTTAGCGATGCTAAATTGTTAGTTGATGATGCATCAGAGCAGCTTAGAA GAGTCTCTAATAGTATAAGTGCTCGATCAAAGGAAATTAAACAGATCAAAGAAGAAATCAATAAGTTGAAG TCATTGGAGGATGAGTATGAAAGAAAACTTCAGGAAGAAACAAAAGAATTAGAGCAGTTGCtgagtaaaaaaaatatatattctgcTAAAGAAGAAGAATATACAAAGAAAATAAGGGAACTGGGCCCATTGACATCAGATGCATTTGAGAC GTACAAGAGGAGGAACATCAAAGAATTGCATAAAGTGTTGCACAGGTGCAATGATCAACTGCAGCAGTTCAGTCATGTAAACAAGAAAGCGCTTGACCAGTATATAAATTTTACAGAACAACGAGAGGAACTTCAGAAAAGGCAAGCTGAACTTGATGCAGGAGATGAG AAAATTAGAGAGCTAATATCTGTACTTGATCAACGGAAGGATGAATCAATAGAGCGCACTTTCAAAGGTGTTGCTAGGCATTTTCGAGAAGTGTTTTCTGAACTCGTACAGGGGGGTCATGGTCATCTGGTTATGATGAAGAAAAAG GATGGTGGtcacgatgatgatgatgatgatgaggatggtcCTCGTGAAGCAAACCCAGAGGGTAGAGTAGAAAAGTACATTGGAGTGAAAGTGAAG GTTTCTTTTACTGGACAAGGAGAGACACAGTCCATGAAGCAGTTGTCTGGGGGTCAAAAGACTGTAGTTGCTCTTACACTTATCTTTGCCATACAACGATGTGATCCTGCTCCGTTTTATCTAT
- the LOC107608086 gene encoding structural maintenance of chromosomes protein 3 isoform X2, producing MKDSERLDLLKEIGGTRVYEERRRESLKIMQETGNKRKQIIQVVQYLDERLKELDEEKEELRKYQQLDKQRKSLEYAIYSKEVQDAQQKLMEIEEARAKVSETSAKKYNDVLDAHEKIKDLENTLKDVSKELQNSNKEKESIEKRRTKALKKHTELELDVKDLQEKITGNIRAKEDAARQLKILEKNIQDSNDELEKIRPKYEEQVMEEKEITKRIMEREKQLSILYQKQGRATQFPSKAARDKWLRKEIEDLERVLSSNSGQEKMLLEEIGRLKGELDGCDETIEKCRSQITTLQSHIDQSRQGFNKYKVQRDKLQDKRKSLWDKENTLTAEIDKLRAEVEKAEKSLDHAIPGDVRRGMNSVRKICREYNISGVYGPIIELLSCEEKFFTAVEVTAGNSLFHVVVENDDTSTQIIRHLNAHKGGRVTFIPLNRVRAPRITYPQSSDVIPLLKKLNFKHDYNPAFSQVFARTVVCKNLDVASRVARTDGLDCITLDGDQVSKKGSMTGGFYDHRRSKLKFMNIIKQNEDEIHSKEEELMKVRSDLQEIDQKITELVSEQQKIEAECAHGKSEMEQFKQDIANANKQKQLISKALSKKEKSLLDVQNQIEQLKASMAMKTAEMGTELIDHLTPEEKKLLSDLNPEIKELKEQLVACKTDRIETEARKAELETNLTTNLRRRKQELEAVISSADDDTLGVDAGLKAQELSDAKLLVDDASEQLRRVSNSISARSKEIKQIKEEINKLKSLEDEYERKLQEETKELEQLLSKKNIYSAKEEEYTKKIRELGPLTSDAFETYKRRNIKELHKVLHRCNDQLQQFSHVNKKALDQYINFTEQREELQKRQAELDAGDEKIRELISVLDQRKDESIERTFKGVARHFREVFSELVQGGHGHLVMMKKKDGGHDDDDDDEDGPREANPEGRVEKYIGVKVKVSFTGQGETQSMKQLSGGQKTVVALTLIFAIQRCDPAPFYLFDEIDAALDPQYRTAVGNMIRRLADFSTTQFITTTFRPELVKVADKIYGVTHKSRVSRVNVVSKDDALEFIEHDQMQNAE from the exons ATGAAAGACTCAGAACGACTGGATTTATTGAAAGAAATTGGCGGTACTAGAGTTTATGAGGAGCGGCGTCGTGAAAGTCTGAAAATTATGCAGGAAACTG gtaataaaagaaagcaaataattcaAGTTGTACAGTATCTAGATGAGAGGTTGAAGGAATTGGATGAGGAGAAAGAGGAACTACGGAAATATCAGCAGCTTGACAAGCAGAGAAAATCTTTGGAATATGCTATTTATAGCAAAGAAGTTCAAGATGCTCAACAAAAACTTATGGAG ATAGAAGAAGCCCGAGCCAAGGTTTCTGAAACATCTGCAAAAAAGTATAATGATGTGCTTGATGCCCATGAGAAAATCAAAGATTTAGAGAATACATTGAAAGATGTCTCAAAAGAACTTCAAAACTCTAACAAAGAGAAAGAAAGTATAGAAAAGAGACGAACAAAGGCTTTAAAGAAGCATACAGAGCTTGAGCTTGATGTCAAGGACCTACAAGAGAAGATTACTGGAAATATTCGAGCAAAG GAAGATGCTGCAAGACAACTGAAGATACTTGAGAAGAACATTCAAGATTCAAATGATGAGCTGGAGAAAATCAGACCTAAATATGAGGAACAAGTTatggaagaaaaagaaatcaCCAAGCG AATAATGGAGCGTGAGAAACAGCTCAGTATACTCTACCAAAAGCAAGGGCGTGCAACCCAGTTTCCGAGTAAAGCTGCTCGTGACAAGTGGCTTCGCAAGGAGATAGAAGATCTTGAACGAGTGCTTTCCTCAAACTCAGGGCAG GAAAAAATGCTCTTGGAGGAAATTGGTCGTCTTAAAGGTGAACTGGATGGCTGTGATGAGACCATTGAGAAATGTAGATCTCAGATTACTACTTTGCAATCTCACATTGACCAGTCACGGCAAGGGTTTAATAAATATAAAGTTCAAAGAGATAAGTTGCAGGATAAGAGGAA GTCCTTATGGGACAAAGAAAATACACTTACTGCTGAAATTGATAAGCTGAGAGCTGAAGTTGAGAAGGCTGAAAAGAGCCTTGATCACGCAATTCCCGGT GATGTCAGAAGGGGGATGAACTCAGTTCGGAAAATCTGCAGGGAGTATAACATTTCTGGTGTTTATGGTCCAATCATTGAGTTGCTGAGTTGTGAAGAGAAATTCTTCACAGCAGTTGAAGTTACTGCAGGAAACAG CTTATTCCATGTGGTTGTTGAAAATGATGACACGTCAACCCAGATAATTAGACATCTTAACGCACATAAAGGTGGACGAGTTACATTTATCCCACTTAACAGAGTGAGGGCACCACGCATTACTTATCCCCAGAGTTCTGATGTCATCCCTCTCTTaaagaaattgaattttaaacatGACTATAACCCTGCATTCAGTCAG GTATTTGCCCGAACGGTTGTGTGCAAGAATTTGGATGTGGCTTCAAGGGTTGCCAGGACTGATGGTCTTGACTGCATAACACTGGATG GTGATCAAGTTAGCAAGAAAGGTAGTATGACGGGAGGATTTTATGATCACAGACGATCAAAATTGAAGTTTATGAATATCATTAAGCAAAATGAAGATGAAATTCACTCAAAAGAGGAGGAATTGATGAAAGTTAGATCTGACCTGCAAG AGATAGACCAAAAGATCACTGAACTTGTTTCCGAGCAGCAGAAGATTGAGGCTGAGTGTGCTCATGGAAAATCAGAAATGGAACAATTTAAGCAGGACATTGCAAATGCTAACAAGCAGAAGCAATTGATTTCTAAGGCACTTTCAAAAAAG GAAAAGTCACTTCTTGATGTCCAGAATCAGATTGAACAGCTTAAAGCTAGTATGGCAATGAAAACAGCCGAGATGGGCACGGAACTAATTGACCATTTAACGCCAGAGGAAAAGAAGCTTCTGTCTGATTTGAATCCCGAAATCAAGGAACTTAAAGAGCAGCTTGTTGCATGCAAGACTGATCGTATCGAG ACGGAAGCACGGAAAGCGGAGCTGGAAACTAATCTAACGACAAACCTGAGGAGAAGAAAGCAAGAGTTGGAAGCTGTAATATCATCTGCTGATGATGACACTCTGGGTGTAGATGCTGGATTGAAGGCGCAGGAACTTAGCGATGCTAAATTGTTAGTTGATGATGCATCAGAGCAGCTTAGAA GAGTCTCTAATAGTATAAGTGCTCGATCAAAGGAAATTAAACAGATCAAAGAAGAAATCAATAAGTTGAAG TCATTGGAGGATGAGTATGAAAGAAAACTTCAGGAAGAAACAAAAGAATTAGAGCAGTTGCtgagtaaaaaaaatatatattctgcTAAAGAAGAAGAATATACAAAGAAAATAAGGGAACTGGGCCCATTGACATCAGATGCATTTGAGAC GTACAAGAGGAGGAACATCAAAGAATTGCATAAAGTGTTGCACAGGTGCAATGATCAACTGCAGCAGTTCAGTCATGTAAACAAGAAAGCGCTTGACCAGTATATAAATTTTACAGAACAACGAGAGGAACTTCAGAAAAGGCAAGCTGAACTTGATGCAGGAGATGAG AAAATTAGAGAGCTAATATCTGTACTTGATCAACGGAAGGATGAATCAATAGAGCGCACTTTCAAAGGTGTTGCTAGGCATTTTCGAGAAGTGTTTTCTGAACTCGTACAGGGGGGTCATGGTCATCTGGTTATGATGAAGAAAAAG GATGGTGGtcacgatgatgatgatgatgatgaggatggtcCTCGTGAAGCAAACCCAGAGGGTAGAGTAGAAAAGTACATTGGAGTGAAAGTGAAG GTTTCTTTTACTGGACAAGGAGAGACACAGTCCATGAAGCAGTTGTCTGGGGGTCAAAAGACTGTAGTTGCTCTTACACTTATCTTTGCCATACAACGATGTGATCCTGCTCCGTTTTATCTAT
- the LOC107608086 gene encoding structural maintenance of chromosomes protein 3 isoform X3, whose translation MYIKQVVIEGFKSYKEQIATEPFSPKVNCVVGANGSGKSNFFHAIRFVLSDLYQNLRNEDRHSLLHEGAGHQVVSAFVEIVFDNSDNRIPVDKEEVRLRRTIGLKKDEYFLDGKHITKTEVMNLLESAGFSRSNPYYVVQQGKISSLTLMKDSERLDLLKEIGGTRVYEERRRESLKIMQETGNKRKQIIQVVQYLDERLKELDEEKEELRKYQQLDKQRKSLEYAIYSKEVQDAQQKLMEIEEARAKVSETSAKKYNDVLDAHEKIKDLENTLKDVSKELQNSNKEKESIEKRRTKALKKHTELELDVKDLQEKITGNIRAKEDAARQLKILEKNIQDSNDELEKIRPKYEEQVMEEKEITKRIMEREKQLSILYQKQGRATQFPSKAARDKWLRKEIEDLERVLSSNSGQEKMLLEEIGRLKGELDGCDETIEKCRSQITTLQSHIDQSRQGFNKYKVQRDKLQDKRKSLWDKENTLTAEIDKLRAEVEKAEKSLDHAIPGDVRRGMNSVRKICREYNISGVYGPIIELLSCEEKFFTAVEVTAGNSLFHVVVENDDTSTQIIRHLNAHKGGRVTFIPLNRVRAPRITYPQSSDVIPLLKKLNFKHDYNPAFSQVFARTVVCKNLDVASRVARTDGLDCITLDGDQVSKKGSMTGGFYDHRRSKLKFMNIIKQNEDEIHSKEEELMKVRSDLQEIDQKITELVSEQQKIEAECAHGKSEMEQFKQDIANANKQKQLISKALSKKEKSLLDVQNQIEQLKASMAMKTAEMGTELIDHLTPEEKKLLSDLNPEIKELKEQLVACKTDRIETEARKAELETNLTTNLRRRKQELEAVISSADDDTLGVDAGLKAQELSDAKLLVDDASEQLRRVSNSISARSKEIKQIKEEINKLKSLEDEYERKLQEETKELEQLLSKKNIYSAKEEEYTKKIRELGPLTSDAFETYKRRNIKELHKVLHRCNDQLQQFSHVNKKALDQYINFTEQREELQKRQAELDAGDEFSVTGIE comes from the exons ATGTACATTAAGCAG GTTGTGATTGAAGGTTTTAAGAGTTACAAAGAGCAAATTGCAACAGAGCCTTTCAGTCCTAAAGTTAATTGTGTTG tTGGTGCTAATGGATCCGGGAAGTCAAACTTTTTCCATG CCATTCGTTTTGTGTTGAGTGATCTCTATCAGAACCTACGCAATGAGGATCGACATTCATTACTCcat GAAGGGGCTGGGCACCAGGTTGTATCTGCGTTTGTGGAGATTGTGTTTGACAATTCAGACAACCGTATTCCG GTTGACAAGGAGGAAGTGCGTTTGCGCCGGACTATTGGTTTGAAGAAGGATGAGTATTTTTTAGATGGAAAACACATAAC AAAAACTGAAGTGATGAATTTACTGGAAAGTGCTGGGTTCTCTCGCTCAAATCCTTACTATGTTGTGCAGCAAGGAAAG ATATCGTCACTAACATTGATGAAAGACTCAGAACGACTGGATTTATTGAAAGAAATTGGCGGTACTAGAGTTTATGAGGAGCGGCGTCGTGAAAGTCTGAAAATTATGCAGGAAACTG gtaataaaagaaagcaaataattcaAGTTGTACAGTATCTAGATGAGAGGTTGAAGGAATTGGATGAGGAGAAAGAGGAACTACGGAAATATCAGCAGCTTGACAAGCAGAGAAAATCTTTGGAATATGCTATTTATAGCAAAGAAGTTCAAGATGCTCAACAAAAACTTATGGAG ATAGAAGAAGCCCGAGCCAAGGTTTCTGAAACATCTGCAAAAAAGTATAATGATGTGCTTGATGCCCATGAGAAAATCAAAGATTTAGAGAATACATTGAAAGATGTCTCAAAAGAACTTCAAAACTCTAACAAAGAGAAAGAAAGTATAGAAAAGAGACGAACAAAGGCTTTAAAGAAGCATACAGAGCTTGAGCTTGATGTCAAGGACCTACAAGAGAAGATTACTGGAAATATTCGAGCAAAG GAAGATGCTGCAAGACAACTGAAGATACTTGAGAAGAACATTCAAGATTCAAATGATGAGCTGGAGAAAATCAGACCTAAATATGAGGAACAAGTTatggaagaaaaagaaatcaCCAAGCG AATAATGGAGCGTGAGAAACAGCTCAGTATACTCTACCAAAAGCAAGGGCGTGCAACCCAGTTTCCGAGTAAAGCTGCTCGTGACAAGTGGCTTCGCAAGGAGATAGAAGATCTTGAACGAGTGCTTTCCTCAAACTCAGGGCAG GAAAAAATGCTCTTGGAGGAAATTGGTCGTCTTAAAGGTGAACTGGATGGCTGTGATGAGACCATTGAGAAATGTAGATCTCAGATTACTACTTTGCAATCTCACATTGACCAGTCACGGCAAGGGTTTAATAAATATAAAGTTCAAAGAGATAAGTTGCAGGATAAGAGGAA GTCCTTATGGGACAAAGAAAATACACTTACTGCTGAAATTGATAAGCTGAGAGCTGAAGTTGAGAAGGCTGAAAAGAGCCTTGATCACGCAATTCCCGGT GATGTCAGAAGGGGGATGAACTCAGTTCGGAAAATCTGCAGGGAGTATAACATTTCTGGTGTTTATGGTCCAATCATTGAGTTGCTGAGTTGTGAAGAGAAATTCTTCACAGCAGTTGAAGTTACTGCAGGAAACAG CTTATTCCATGTGGTTGTTGAAAATGATGACACGTCAACCCAGATAATTAGACATCTTAACGCACATAAAGGTGGACGAGTTACATTTATCCCACTTAACAGAGTGAGGGCACCACGCATTACTTATCCCCAGAGTTCTGATGTCATCCCTCTCTTaaagaaattgaattttaaacatGACTATAACCCTGCATTCAGTCAG GTATTTGCCCGAACGGTTGTGTGCAAGAATTTGGATGTGGCTTCAAGGGTTGCCAGGACTGATGGTCTTGACTGCATAACACTGGATG GTGATCAAGTTAGCAAGAAAGGTAGTATGACGGGAGGATTTTATGATCACAGACGATCAAAATTGAAGTTTATGAATATCATTAAGCAAAATGAAGATGAAATTCACTCAAAAGAGGAGGAATTGATGAAAGTTAGATCTGACCTGCAAG AGATAGACCAAAAGATCACTGAACTTGTTTCCGAGCAGCAGAAGATTGAGGCTGAGTGTGCTCATGGAAAATCAGAAATGGAACAATTTAAGCAGGACATTGCAAATGCTAACAAGCAGAAGCAATTGATTTCTAAGGCACTTTCAAAAAAG GAAAAGTCACTTCTTGATGTCCAGAATCAGATTGAACAGCTTAAAGCTAGTATGGCAATGAAAACAGCCGAGATGGGCACGGAACTAATTGACCATTTAACGCCAGAGGAAAAGAAGCTTCTGTCTGATTTGAATCCCGAAATCAAGGAACTTAAAGAGCAGCTTGTTGCATGCAAGACTGATCGTATCGAG ACGGAAGCACGGAAAGCGGAGCTGGAAACTAATCTAACGACAAACCTGAGGAGAAGAAAGCAAGAGTTGGAAGCTGTAATATCATCTGCTGATGATGACACTCTGGGTGTAGATGCTGGATTGAAGGCGCAGGAACTTAGCGATGCTAAATTGTTAGTTGATGATGCATCAGAGCAGCTTAGAA GAGTCTCTAATAGTATAAGTGCTCGATCAAAGGAAATTAAACAGATCAAAGAAGAAATCAATAAGTTGAAG TCATTGGAGGATGAGTATGAAAGAAAACTTCAGGAAGAAACAAAAGAATTAGAGCAGTTGCtgagtaaaaaaaatatatattctgcTAAAGAAGAAGAATATACAAAGAAAATAAGGGAACTGGGCCCATTGACATCAGATGCATTTGAGAC GTACAAGAGGAGGAACATCAAAGAATTGCATAAAGTGTTGCACAGGTGCAATGATCAACTGCAGCAGTTCAGTCATGTAAACAAGAAAGCGCTTGACCAGTATATAAATTTTACAGAACAACGAGAGGAACTTCAGAAAAGGCAAGCTGAACTTGATGCAGGAGATGAG TTCTCTGTCACTGGCATTGAGTAA
- the LOC107608829 gene encoding uncharacterized protein LOC107608829 isoform X3 has protein sequence MALPSSFATTTKSSVFSKLQKTSFFQHNQLQRANVVTVVKCESKDSSEDNIELQAKGPKLEIGSPIIFTEAPKMIKTAASVPCLRVNSGLVKPGDVGRIVSRKPKDVWAVRLSIGTFLIDGKYFKPLDLAEYS, from the exons ATGGCTTTACCTTCTTCATTTGCTACTACTACTAAATCTTCAGTTTTTTCAAAGCTTCAGAAGACTTCTTTCTTCCAACACAATCAACTACAAAGAGCAAATGTTGTTACTGTGGTAAAGTGTGAATCAAAAGACTCATCAGAAGATAACATAGAACTGCAAGCAAAGGGTCCAAAGCTAGAGATAGGTTCACCTATTATTTTTACAGAGGCTCCTAAAATGATTAAGACTGCTGCTTCTGTTCCATGTCTTAGGGTTAATTCTGGTTTGGTCAAGCCTGGTGATGTTGGAAG AATCGTGTCAAGAAAACCCAAAGATGTGTGGGCAGTGCGGCTTAGCATTGGAACCTTCCTCATAGATGGGAAATACTTCAAACCCTTGGACCTGGCTGAGTATAGTTGA
- the LOC107608829 gene encoding uncharacterized protein LOC107608829 isoform X2, whose protein sequence is MALPSSFATTTKSSVFSKLQKTSFFQHNQLQRANVVTVVKCESKDSSEDNIELQAKGPKLEIGSPIIFTEAPKMIKTAASVPCLRVNSGLVKPGDVGSLSWRNKYLELMNWQCNNCEILMRNSLKPVIFSILTIIYVQNILLYMCIIQILLCAKV, encoded by the exons ATGGCTTTACCTTCTTCATTTGCTACTACTACTAAATCTTCAGTTTTTTCAAAGCTTCAGAAGACTTCTTTCTTCCAACACAATCAACTACAAAGAGCAAATGTTGTTACTGTGGTAAAGTGTGAATCAAAAGACTCATCAGAAGATAACATAGAACTGCAAGCAAAGGGTCCAAAGCTAGAGATAGGTTCACCTATTATTTTTACAGAGGCTCCTAAAATGATTAAGACTGCTGCTTCTGTTCCATGTCTTAGGGTTAATTCTGGTTTGGTCAAGCCTGGTGATGTTGGAAG TTTAAGTTGGAGAAACAAGTATTTAGAGTTGATGAACTGGCAATGTAACAATTGTGAAATACTTATGAGAAACTCTTTGAAACcagtaatttttagtattttgacCATTATATATGTGCAGAATATATTACTTTATATGTGCATTATTCAAATATTGTTGTGTGCGAAAGTTTAA
- the LOC107608829 gene encoding uncharacterized protein LOC107608829 isoform X1: MALPSSFATTTKSSVFSKLQKTSFFQHNQLQRANVVTVVKCESKDSSEDNIELQAKGPKLEIGSPIIFTEAPKMIKTAASVPCLRVNSGLVKPGDVGRVCSLSWRNKYLELMNWQCNNCEILMRNSLKPVIFSILTIIYVQNILLYMCIIQILLCAKV; this comes from the exons ATGGCTTTACCTTCTTCATTTGCTACTACTACTAAATCTTCAGTTTTTTCAAAGCTTCAGAAGACTTCTTTCTTCCAACACAATCAACTACAAAGAGCAAATGTTGTTACTGTGGTAAAGTGTGAATCAAAAGACTCATCAGAAGATAACATAGAACTGCAAGCAAAGGGTCCAAAGCTAGAGATAGGTTCACCTATTATTTTTACAGAGGCTCCTAAAATGATTAAGACTGCTGCTTCTGTTCCATGTCTTAGGGTTAATTCTGGTTTGGTCAAGCCTGGTGATGTTGGAAG AGTTTGTAGTTTAAGTTGGAGAAACAAGTATTTAGAGTTGATGAACTGGCAATGTAACAATTGTGAAATACTTATGAGAAACTCTTTGAAACcagtaatttttagtattttgacCATTATATATGTGCAGAATATATTACTTTATATGTGCATTATTCAAATATTGTTGTGTGCGAAAGTTTAA